Proteins from a single region of Macaca thibetana thibetana isolate TM-01 chromosome 4, ASM2454274v1, whole genome shotgun sequence:
- the LOC126953513 gene encoding histone H2B type 1-M-like, whose amino-acid sequence MNGASVGVIIFSGVCDSVVIINVAMPEPTKSAPAPKKGSKKAVTKAQKKDGKKRKRSRKESYSVYVYKVLKQVHPDTGISSKAMGIMNSFVNDIFERIAGEASRLAHYNKRSTITSREIQTAVRLLLPGELAKHAVSEGTKAVTKYTSSK is encoded by the coding sequence ATGAACGGGGCATCGGTGGGAGTGATTATTTTCTCAGGTGTTTGCGACAGTGTTGTAATTATTAACGTTGCTATGCCTGAGCCTACCAAGTCTGCTCCTGCCCCAAAGAAGGGCTCCAAGAAGGCGGTGACTAAGGCGCAGAAGAAGGACGGGAAGAAGCGCAAGCGCAGCCGCAAGGAGAGCTATTCCGTGTATGTGTACAAGGTGCTGAAGCAGGTCCACCCCGACACCGGCATCTCTTCCAAGGCTATGGGGATCATGAATTCCTTCGTCAACGACATCTTCGAGCGCATCGCCGGCGAGGCTTCCCGCCTGGCGCACTACAACAAGCGCTCGACCATCACTTCCAGGGAGATCCAGACGGCCGTGCGCCTGCTGCTTCCGGGGGAGCTGGCCAAGCACGCCGTGTCGGAGGGCACCAAGGCCGTCACCAAGTACACCAGTTCCAAGTAA